One genomic region from Oncorhynchus gorbuscha isolate QuinsamMale2020 ecotype Even-year linkage group LG13, OgorEven_v1.0, whole genome shotgun sequence encodes:
- the LOC123993809 gene encoding LOW QUALITY PROTEIN: uncharacterized protein LOC123993809 (The sequence of the model RefSeq protein was modified relative to this genomic sequence to represent the inferred CDS: inserted 1 base in 1 codon): MGDWWSTGRGGGWQVLFFILCLCALDSVTGQALYTIPEEQAEGSIVGNIGRDLGLEVKRLVSGKARIITRGTRQYVDLNRDKGILVVKERIDREELCGQTTPCSFSFELIIENPIQLYRVTVEVRDINDNTPSFPKEEISLEISESAVSATRFSLESAVDPDVGVNGIQNYYLKPTDHFQLEVHSLSNGGKYIEMILQHPLDREKQETLSLVLIATDGGEPQRSGTVRIHITVLDANDNAPVCGQPVYKADVKESSPKGTLITTVSANDADKGINGDVTFAMAHVSKEAKELFELNVSTGEIKLVAKVDFEKTNSYQLNVQAKDHWGLADTCKVLIQITDENDNVPTIQLMSFSHSISEDSPLGTTVAVINVEDADSAGNGIVLCSINADIPFKIESSLTDYYTIVTDSPLDRETVSEYNITINVSDEGSPPLSSSKNITVKVSDVNDNPPKFVQPEYSKSIQENNSPGFSIFSVRASDADWGQNARVSYFLDDKQVNGLAVSSFVSVNSENGAIHAVRSFDYEQIKSFDFNVTARDGGSPPLSSVVAVRILVQDQNDNAPQVLYPVQTSSSLVAEMVPRSADVGYLVTKVVAVDVDSGQNAWLSYKLQKATDRALFEVGLQNGEIRTIRQVNDKDAVKQRLTVVVEDNGQPSRSATVNVNVAVADSFPEVLSEFTDFTHEKEYNDNLTFYLVLALAVVSFLFIICLVVIISVKIYRWRQSRILFHSNLPVIPYYPPRYADTLGTGTLQHVYNYEVCRTTDSRKSDCQFARPCSQNVLIMDPSSTGTMQRMQNEQNILDEPDSPLEENITVFHRICLQLVWTYCIMWIAMRWYDVTASARNERCIERQVQALILVSLFHMMLGQIRYSIQEEMRKGSFVGNVAEDLGMNAKQMKSGGARIVSGDSSEYIRLDVDKGTLVVGERIDREQLCGQTSPCSLSFEMIMMNPMQLHSILVEILDVNDNAPCFNEKEIKLDISEAALPGTQILQESATDPDVGINALQGYTLHPTDNFNIKIKTGPDGSKYVEMYLYAPLDREKNDNLPLTLTAVDGGEPQRSGALKIQISVLDANDNVPVFTQPNFKATVTENAPKGTLVTTIRATDRDEGLYGQVTYYFTRMSNNFAELFALHENTGDITVSGPIDYEKNKHYELGVQAKDQGGQSASTKVIIDVIDVNDNVPLITLTSFSSPVSEDAVSGTTVAIINVKDIDSDKNGKVDCSINTKIPFAIQSSLKSYYTLVTDGVLDRERNVEYNITFTAVDEGTPPLSASKTITLRISDVNDNAPVFALSLYTANVMENNSPGVSVFSVGAQDLDWGQNARVSYLLIESQLNGNPISSYISVNAETGVIQAVRSFDYEQTKSFQMYIKAQDGGSPPLSSNATVKISIHDQNDNAPQVLYPVQTSSSLVAEMVPRSADVGYLVTKVVAVDVDSGQNAWLSYKLQKATDRALFEVGLQNGEIRTIRQVNDKDAVKQRLTVVVEDNGQPSRSTTVNVNVAVADSFPEVLSEFTDFTHDKEYNDNLTFYLVLALVAVSFLFITCLVVIISVKIYRWRQSRILYHSNLPVIPYYPPRYADTLGTGTLQHVYNYEVCRTTDSRKSDCQFTRPCSQNVLIMDPSSTGTMQRMQNVQNILDEPDSPLEEPSNSICSPFLMISYKKYSCGCYSLLAMEFKGFLQPTTWRLCGLQWQVLIFLLYLSHIVSGQIRYSIPEEMKKGSLIGNVAQDLGLDLKRLRXGRARIVTGESIQYTELKTDKGILVVSERIDREQLCGDVTPCSFSFEMILENPMELHRVTVEIIDVNDHAPAFPNKGIHFEISESATVGSRFLLESAEDNDVGLNALQNYILTPNDNFILKQHANPDGSKYAEMVLQKPLDREEHPFLSLKLIAVDGGDPQRSGTVNIEITVLDVNDNAPVFNQSVYRATVMENGPKGTYITTVNASDADRDTNGQITYSFSKLKGSIADIFVIDQNSGIISVSGQIDFEKDKKYEVRVEAKDQGGLTDSSKVVIEVIDVNDNSPVINVMSFSSPVSEDAPSGTTIAIINVKDADSERNGQITCSIDTNLPFKIKSSLTNYYNLITGSIFDREAVPEYNITITATDSGSPPLSSARTLHLRISDVNDNAPLFDKGPYFAFVTENNSPGMSIFTVSARDSDWNQNARISYLLEDTQISGSPVSSYISINSENGVLHALRSFDYEQMKQLKLVVKAQDGGSPPLSSNVSVNIFIQDQNDNAPQVLYPVQTSSSLVAEMVPRSADVGYLVTKVVAVDVDSGQNAWLSYKLQKVTDRALFEVGLQNGEIRTTRQVNDKDAVKQRLNVVVEDNGQPSRSATVNVNVAVADSFPEVLSEFTDFTHDKEYNDNLTFYLVLALAVVSFLFITCLVVIISVKIYRWRQSRILYHSNLPVIPYYPPRYADTLGTGTLQHVYNYEVCRTTDSRKSDCQFARPCSQNVLIMDPSSTGTMQRMQNEKNILDEPDSPLEVSLLPFK; this comes from the exons ATGGGTGATTGGTGGTCGACAGGCCGTGGAGGCGGATGGCAAGTACTGTTTTTCATTCTTTGTCTATGCGCCCTAGATTCCGTGACTGGGCAGGCACTGTATACCATACCCGAGGAGCAGGCAGAGGGGTCGATCGTTGGAAACATTGGTAGAGATTTAGGCTTGGAGGTGAAGAGACTAGTGTCCGGTAAAGCTCGTATTATAACCAGAGGAACTCGGCAGTATGTAGATCTGAACCGAGACAAAGGGATTCTCGTTGTTAAAGAGCGAATCGACCGAGAGGAGCTATGCGGACAGACTACCCCGTGTAGCTTCAGCTTTGAGCTTATTATAGAAAACCCCATTCAGTTATATCGGGTTACAGTCGAGGTTCGCGACATTAATGATAATACACCATCATTTCCAAAGGAAGAAATCAGTTTGGAAATCAGTGAATCTGCGGTGTCAGCTACGCGCTTTTCCCTGGAGAGCGCCGTCGACCCAGACGTTGGTGTTAACGGTATACAAAATTACTATCTCAAACCGACAGATCATTTCCAATTAGAGGTACACAGCCTATCCAACGGTGGTAAATACATCGAGATGATTTTACAACACCCCCTGGACCGAGAGAAGCAGGAGACCCTCTCGTTGGTGCTTATAGCTACAGACGGAGGCGAGCCTCAGAGGTCTGGTACTGTCCGCATCCATATTACAGTGCTGGATGCTAACGACAATGCACCAGTGTGTGGGCAACCAGTTTATAAAGCAGACGTCAAAGAGAGCTCTCCGAAGGGGACTTTGATAACCACCGTCAGTGCAAATGATGCAGATAAAGGAATAAACGGAGACGTAACTTTTGCTATGGCTCATGTCTCCAAAGAAGCTAAAGAACTGTTTGAGCTGAACGTCAGCACCGGAGAAATTAAATTGGTAGCTAAAGTAGATTTTGAAAAGACAAACAGTTATCAATTAAATGTACAGGCAAAAGACCACTGGGGTCTTGCCGATACTTGTAAAGTACTTATACAAATTACTGATGAAAACGACAATGTCCCCACAATACAGCTCATGTCATTTTCTCATTCGATTTCCGAGGATTCTCCCCTTGGTACCACTGTAGCTGTTATTAACGTAGAGGATGCAGACTCGGCTGGGAACGGTATCGTTCTGTGCTCTATTAATGcagatattccattcaaaatagAGTCATCGTTAACTGATTATTATACAATAGTCACCGACAGTCCTTTGGATAGAGAAACGGTGTCGGAGTACAACATCACCATTAACGTTTCAGATGAAGGctctccgcctctctctagcAGTAAGAACATAACAGTTAAAGTATCAGATGTCAATGACAACCCACCCAAGTTTGTTCAACCTGAATATAGTAAATCTATTCAGGAAAACAACTCGCCAGGGTTTTCGATATTTTCAGTGAGGGCAAGTGATGCTGATTGGGGCCAAAATGCTCGTGTGTCCTACTTTCTTGATGATAAACAAGTTAACGGGTTGGCTGTGTCCTCTTTCGTCTCAGTAAACTCAGAAAATGGTGCCATCCATGCTGTTAGGTCATTCGACTACGAACAAATAAAGTCGTTTGACTTCAACGTCACTGCACGTGATGGGGGGTCTCCCCCTCTCAGTTCAGTGGTGGCTGTTAGAATTTTGGTCCAGGACCAGAACGACAACGCGCCTCAGGTTCTGTATCCAGTCCAGACTAGCAGCTCTCTGGTGGCTGAAATGGTGCCTCGTTCAGCAGATGTGGGCTATCTTGTGACTAAAGTGGTGGCTGTTGATGTGGACTCTGGACAGAATGCCTGGCTCTCGTACAAACTGCAGAAAGCGACAGACAGGGCACTATTTGAAGTGGGATTACAGAATGGAGAAATAAGAACTATACGCCAAGTCAATGATAAAGATGCTGTGAAACAAAGGCTCACTGTTGTAGTGGAGGACAACGGACAGCCCTCTCGTTCAGCTACAGTCAATGTTAACGTGGCGGTGGCGGACAGCTTCCCTGAAGTGCTCTCGGAGTTCACTGACTTTACGCACGAAAAAGAGTACAATGACAACCTGACTTTTTACTTAGTCTTGGCTTTGGCTGTAGTCTCATTTCTATTCATCATATGTTTAGTGGTTATTATATCAGTGAAAATATACAGATGGAGACAGTCTCGCATCCTCTTTCATTCCAATCTCCCGGTTATTCCGTATTATCCACCGCGTTACGCAGACACTTTGGGGACAGGAACTCTACAGCACGTGTACAATTACGAGGTGTGCAGGACGACTGACTCCAGAAAGAGTGACTGTCAGTTCGCCAGACCCTGTAGTCAGAACGTACTGATAATGGACCCCAGTTCTACAGGGACGATGCAGCGGATGCAGAACGAACAGAACATCCTGGATGAACCAGACTCCCCACTAGAG GAAAACATCA CAGTGTTTCATCGCATTTGTTTACAGCTCGTGTGGACTTATTGTATAATGTGGATTGCGATGCGGTGGTACGACGTCACGGCTTCTGCCAGAAATGAGCGCTGTATCGAACGGCAAGTACAGGCCTTGATTCTTGTGAGCCTTTTCCACATGATGCTCGGGCAGATTCGTTATTCTATTCAAGAGGAGATGAGAAAGGGCTCGTTTGTTGGAAATGTGGCGGAGGATTTAGGAATGAATGCTAAACAAATGAAATCGGGAGGTGCTCGCATTGTTAGTGGTGATAGCAGCGAGTATATCAGGTTGGATGTAGACAAAGGGACCCTGGTCgtgggagagaggatagacaggGAGCAGCTTTGCGGGCAGACATCGCCCTGCAGCTTGAGCTTCGAGATGATTATGATGAATCCAATGCAGCTGCATAGTATTCTAGTAGAAATACTAGATGTTAACGATAATGCCCCCTGTTTTAACGAAAAGGAAATCAAATTAGATATCTCTGAGGCTGCTCTGCCGGGGACACAGATATTGCAGGAGAGTGCGACAGATCCTGACGTTGGTATCAACGCGCTTCAAGGCTACACATTGCACCCGACCGATAATTTCAACATTAAAATCAAGACTGGTCCCGACGGCAGTAAATATGTGGAGATGTATCTGTATGCGCCTTTAGACCGAGAGAAAAATGATAACCTGCCTCTGACTTTGACTGCTGTGGATGGCGGTGAACCGCAGAGATCTGGGGCACTTAAAATACAAATATCAGTACTTGATGCCAATGATAATGTCCCCGTTTTTACACAACCTAATTTCAAGGCAACGGTAACagaaaatgcacctaaaggaacTTTAGTGACAACCATCCGCGCAACAGACAGAGACGAAGGCTTATATGGTCAAGTTACTTACTATTTTACTCGCATGTCTAATAATTTTGCCGAGCTTTTTGCATTGCATGAAAATACAGGcgacataacagtcagtggaccAATTGATTATGAAAAGAATAAACACTACGAACTTGGCGTACAAGCCAAAGACCAAGGAGGACAAAGTGCGTCCACAAAAGTAATAATTGACGTTATTGATGTGAACGACAATGTCCCCTTGATTACACTGACGTCATTCTCTAGTCCAGTATCCGAGGATGCGGTCAGTGGCACTACCGTGGCTATAATAAATGTCAAAGACATAGATTCTGATAAAAACGGAAAGGTAGATTGTTCGATAAATACTAAGATCCCGTTTGCCATCCAGTCGTCTTTAAAGAGCTATTACACCCTTGTCACAGATGGTGTTTTAGACAGAGAGCGCAATGTCGAATATAACATCACATTCACAGCCGTAGATGAGGGTACCCCGCCCCTCTCGGCGAGTAAAACCATCACACTGAGAATCTCAGATGTTAATGACAATGCGCCCGTTTTTGCTCTGAGTTTATACACTGCTAATGTGATGGAAAACAACTCTCCGGGGGTCTCAGTGTTTTCTGTGGGGGCCCAAGACTTAGATTGGGGTCAAAATGCACGCGTGTCCTACCTGCTCATAGAATCTCAATTAAATGGAAATCCAATATCGTCTTACATCTCCGTTAATGCAGAGACAGGTGTCATCCAGGCGGTGCGCTCCTTCGATTATGAGCAAACTAAATCATTTCAGATGTATATCAAAGCTCAAGATGgaggctctcctcctctcagcagcaATGCTACAGTCAAAATTAGTATCCATGATCAGAATGACAACGCGCCTCAGGTTCTGTATCCAGTCCAGACTAGCAGCTCTCTGGTGGCTGAAATGGTGCCCCGTTCAGCAGATGTGGGCTATCTTGTGACTAAAGTGGTGGCTGTTGATGTAGACTCTGGACAGAATGCCTGGCTCTCATATAAACTGCAGAAAGCGACAGACAGGGCGCTGTTTGAAGTGGGCTTACAGAATGGGGAAATAAGAACTATACGCCAAGTTAATGATAAAGATGCTGTGAAACAAAGGCTCACTGTTGTAGTGGAGGACAACGGGCAGCCCTCTCGTTCAACTACAGTCAATGTTAACGTGGCGGTGGCGGACAGCTTCCCTGAAGTGCTCTCGGAGTTCACTGACTTTACGCACGACAAGGAGTACAATGACAACCTGACTTTTTACTTAGTCTTGGCTTTGGTTGCAGTCTCATTTCTGTTCATCACGTGTTTAGTGGTTATTATATCAGTGAAAATATACAGATGGAGACAGTCTCGCATCCTCTATCATTCCAACCTCCCGGTTATTCCGTATTATCCACCGCGTTACGCAGACACTTTGGGGACAGGAACTCTACAGCACGTGTACAATTACGAGGTGTGCAGGACGACTGACTCCAGAAAGAGTGACTGTCAGTTCACCAGACCCTGTAGTCAGAACGTACTGATAATGGACCCCAGTTCTACAGGGACGATGCAGCGGATGCAGAACGTACAGAACATCCTGGATGAACCAGACTCCCCACTAGAG GAACCATCGAATAGTATTTGCTCACCATTTTTGATGATATCATATAAGAAATATTCGTGTGGATGTTATTCTTTGTTGGCTATGGAATTTAAAGGATTCCTTCAACCTACAACATGGCGTTTGTGTGGGCTGCAGTGGCAGGTACTCATTTTTCTCCTATATCTAAGTCATATTGTCAGTGGCCAAATCCGGTATTCCATTCCGGAGGAGATGAAGAAAGGCTCTCTTATCGGTAACGTGGCTCAAGACCTGGGGTTAGATTTGAAACGGCTCC CGGGCCGGGCCCGTATCGTGACCGGAGAAAGCATTCAGTACACAGAGCTGAAGACAGACAAAGGGATTCTAGTCGTGAGTGAGAGAATAGACCGAGAGCAGCTTTGTGGCGACGTCACACCGTGTAGCTTCAGCTTCGAAATGATTCTAGAAAATCCAATGGAGCTCCATCGTGTGACTGTAGAAATAATAGATGTAAATGATCATGCTCCTGCTTTTCCAAATAAAGGCATACATTTTGAAATCAGCGAATCGGCTACCGTTGGATCACGATTTCTATTAGAAAGTGCAGAGGACAATGATGTAGGCCTCAACGCCCTACAGAATTACATTTTGACTCCGAACGATAATTTCATTCTCAAGCAACATGCGAATCCTGACGGTAGTAAATATGCTGAGATGGTCCTCCAGAAACCGTTAGACAGAGAGGAGCACCCGTTTCTCTCTCTTAAGCTAATCGCTGTTGACGGTGGAGATCCGCAGAGATCTGGCACAGTAAATATAGAAATCACTGTCCTGGATGTGAATGACAATGCGCCTGTGTTTAACCAGTCAGTGTACAGGGCTACTGTGATGGAAAACGGTCCAAAGGGCACCTATATTACAACCGTGAATGCCAGTGACGCAGACCGCGACACAAACGGACAAATAACATACAGTTTTTCGAAGTTGAAGGGTAGTATAGCGGACATATTTGTCATAGATCAAAACTCAGGAATCATATCTGTTTCGGGTCAGATAGATTTCGAGAAAGATAAGAAATATGAAGTTAGAGTAGAGGCtaaagatcagggaggtttaaCAGACTCTAGTAAAGTTGTCATTGAAGTTATTGATGTTAATGACAATTCACCAGTTATAAACGTCATGTCTTTCTCCAGCCCTGTGTCCGAAGATGCTCCTTCGGGCACAACTATTGCTATTATAAATGTTAAAGATGCTGATTCTGAGAGAAACGGACAGATTACATGCTCTATAGATACTAACCTTCCATTTAAGATCAAATCCTCATTGACTAATTACTACAATTTGATAACCGGTTCGATTTTTGACAGAGAAGCGGTGCCCGAATACAACATAACAATTACAGCAACAGATTCTGGTTCGCCTCCTCTCTCTAGCGCCCGGACATTACACCTTAGAATCTCTGACGTAAATGACAATGCCCCATTGTTCGATAAAGGACCCTACTTTGCCTTCGTCACAGAGAATAACTCTCCTGGAATGTCCATATTTACTGTCAGCGCCCGGGACTCTGATTGGAATCAAAACGCGAGAATATCGTACCTCTTGGAGGACACGCAGATCAGTGGAAGCCCAGTCTCTAGTTATATATCAATTAACTCCGAAAACGGAGTTTTACATGCGTTGCGCTCCTTTGATTATGAACAAATGAAACAGCTTAAACTCGTGGTTAAGGCGCAAGACGgaggctctcctcctctcagtagcAATGTGAGTGTCAACATCTTCATCCAAGATCAGAATGACAACGCGCCTCAGGTTCTGTACCCAGTCCAGACTAGCAGCTCCCTGGTGGCTGAAATGGTGCCTCGTTCAGCAGATGTAGGCTATCTTGTGACTAAAGTGGTGGCTGTTGATGTGGACTCTGGACAGAATGCCTGGCTCTCATATAAACTGCAGAAAGTGACAGACAGGGCGCTGTTTGAAGTTGGCTTGCAGAATGGGGAAATTAGAACTACACGCCAAGTCAATGATAAAGATGCTGTGAAACAAAGGCTCAATGTTGTAGTGGAGGACAACGGGCAACCCTCTCGTTCAGCTACAGTCAATGTTAACGTGGCGGTGGCGGACAGCTTCCCTGAAGTGCTCTCGGAGTTCACTGACTTTACGCACGACAAGGAGTACAATGACAACCTGACTTTTTACTTAGTCTTGGCTTTGGCTGTAGTCTCATTTCTGTTCATCACGTGTTTAGTGGTTATTATATCAGTGAAAATATACAGATGGAGACAGTCTCGCATCCTCTATCATTCCAACCTCCCGGTTATTCCGTATTATCCACCGCGTTACGCAGACACTTTGGGGACAGGAACTCTACAGCACGTGTACAATTACGAGGTGTGCAGGACGACTGACTCCAGAAAGAGTGACTGTCAGTTCGCTAGACCCTGTAGTCAGAACGTACTGATAATGGACCCCAGTTCTACAGGGACGATGCAGCGGATGCAGAACGAGAAGAACATCCTGGATGAACCAGACTCTCCATTAGAGGTGAGTTTATTGCCGTTTAAATAA